From a single Brassica oleracea var. oleracea cultivar TO1000 unplaced genomic scaffold, BOL UnpScaffold01219, whole genome shotgun sequence genomic region:
- the LOC106321095 gene encoding uncharacterized protein LOC106321095, giving the protein MGGSPPCGDSVRSVKDHRRQAVTSKKWQSKHENDSSITFSPDDAIGVHLPHNDPLLVEVGITKCDVAKVLIDTGSSVDLICRDTLDKMEVDLRDMKRSSRSLTGFNGASETMIGTIKLPVYACGVIRTVKFSVIRMKAPYNAILRTPWLHSVKAVSSTYHQCVKFPGRNGEVQTLRGDQQAARELLIATVKMQQSTPRINAIAKQIQPQKDEILEVTIDDSDKSKVVRVGAFLNEEMQRAVIDFLKENASTFAWATSDMKGINPAITSHELNVDPTIKPTRQKRRKLGHDRSKAVDEEVERLLAASSITEVRYPE; this is encoded by the coding sequence ATGGGTGGCTCACCTCCTTGCGGTGATTCCGTCCGGTCTGTAAAGGACCATCGCCGACAAGCAGTAACCTCGAAGAAATGGCAATCAAAACACGAGAACGATTCCTCAATCACTTTCTCGCCAGACGATGCCATCGGCGTCCATTTACCTCACAACGACCCACTGCTAGTCGAGGTAGGAATTACGAAGTGTGACGTCGCTAAAGTGTTGATTGACACAGGCAGTTCAGTCGATTTAATCTGTCGAGATACGCTCGATAAGATGGAAGTCGACCTGCGCGACATGAAACGATCATCTCGCTCCCTTACAGGATTCAACGGTGCTTCTGAGACAATGATTGGTACAATCAAACTCCCCGTCTATGCCTGCGGAGTGATACGCACGGTCAAATTCTCAGTCATCCGAATGAAAGCTCCTTACAACGCGATCCTTAGAACCCCCTGGTTACATTCTGTTAAGGCAGTGTCTTCGACGTATCATCAGTGCGTGAAGTTTCCAGGACGAAACGGTGAAGTGCAGACGCTTCGCGGAGACCAGCAGGCCGCTCGCGAACTACTCATCGCAACGGTGAAAATGCAACAATCAACTCCTCGCATCAACGCGATAGCAAAGCAAATTCAACCTCAGAAAGACGAGATTTTAGAAGTCACCATCGACGACTCTGATAAGAGCAAAGTAGTCCGAGTCGGAGCCTTCCTCAACGAAGAGATGCAACGCGCAGTCATCGACTTTCTCAAGGAGAACGCTTCAACGTTTGCTTGGGCGACATCGGATATGAAAGGAATAAACCCCGCCATCACATCCCACGAGTTGAATGTCGATCCAACCATCAAACCCACTCGCCAGAAGAGACGAAAGCTAGGTCACGACCGAAGCAAAGCTGTCGACGAAGAAGTTGAGCGACTCCTCGCAGCTAGCTCAATCACCGAGGTGCGATACCCCGAGTGA